A genomic segment from Polyangium mundeleinium encodes:
- a CDS encoding prolipoprotein diacylglyceryl transferase, whose product MHPILFRVPLPRTTLPLLWVLCALAGIAAIVAIYQFVTKNRAFAIGAAIATVALGAAAFVFRASTVPVGPLPIYSYGVMLGLSLVVGWYLTLGLAERDGLPKELMANNYVVTAVAAVVGSRILYIVTNLNEFESFGAMLDVRKGGLVAYGGFLGGFIGSLVFLRRHGIPLLPWADVAVPSLASGLMITRVGCYLFGCDFGQPLAKTAPAWLQKLGTFPRWDPSVIETPSGAPAGSPAWIQHVKKHLIEDDATASLPVHPTQVYESLVGVSLLVLLLVSRRYQKFRGQIFLIFTFAYGVGRFLLEMLRADDERGWIPPSLPEHILLPLALSLFAVGYVVGISKMVENPTMRRLSQILAFVPAVVLFLALRPESFGTSATIELSTSQAVALSTGVAAAFAFSVYHQAALAHPEAAMAIPQLAYIDDEAAEKKAESNVADEDEDEDGEPAAATKKAADADADEDEDEAPRVKKKPRRRRRRPTRRTRRRRPSRRRRRRRSRWRKSGPRSRPRPRRAEAWSSPGARRGSCPQSFKTG is encoded by the coding sequence ATGCATCCGATCCTGTTCCGCGTGCCGCTCCCGCGCACGACGCTACCCCTGCTCTGGGTCCTGTGCGCGCTCGCGGGGATCGCGGCGATCGTCGCGATCTACCAGTTCGTGACGAAGAACAGGGCCTTCGCGATCGGCGCTGCCATCGCGACAGTGGCCCTCGGCGCCGCGGCGTTCGTGTTCCGCGCGAGCACGGTGCCTGTCGGCCCGCTGCCCATCTACAGCTACGGCGTGATGCTCGGCCTGTCGCTCGTCGTGGGCTGGTATCTGACGCTCGGGCTCGCGGAGCGGGATGGGCTGCCGAAAGAGCTGATGGCGAACAACTACGTGGTCACGGCCGTGGCCGCGGTGGTGGGCTCGCGCATCCTGTACATCGTTACGAACCTGAACGAGTTCGAGTCGTTCGGCGCGATGCTCGACGTCCGCAAGGGCGGGCTCGTGGCCTACGGCGGCTTTCTCGGCGGATTCATCGGATCGCTGGTGTTCCTGCGGCGTCACGGGATCCCGCTCCTGCCGTGGGCGGACGTGGCGGTGCCGAGCCTCGCGTCGGGCCTCATGATCACGCGCGTCGGCTGCTACCTGTTCGGCTGTGATTTCGGCCAGCCGCTCGCGAAGACAGCGCCCGCGTGGCTGCAGAAGCTCGGCACGTTCCCTCGCTGGGATCCCTCGGTGATCGAGACGCCGAGCGGCGCGCCTGCCGGCTCGCCGGCCTGGATCCAGCACGTGAAGAAGCACCTCATCGAGGACGACGCGACGGCATCGCTCCCGGTGCACCCGACGCAGGTCTACGAGTCGCTCGTCGGCGTTTCGCTCCTCGTGCTGCTCCTGGTCTCGCGGCGGTATCAGAAGTTTCGGGGTCAAATCTTTTTGATCTTCACGTTCGCCTACGGCGTCGGACGCTTCTTGCTGGAGATGCTGCGCGCGGACGACGAGCGCGGCTGGATCCCGCCGTCCTTGCCCGAGCACATCCTCCTGCCGCTCGCGCTCTCGCTCTTCGCGGTCGGCTACGTGGTCGGCATCTCGAAGATGGTCGAGAACCCGACGATGCGGCGCCTGTCGCAGATCCTCGCGTTCGTCCCGGCCGTCGTGCTCTTCCTCGCGCTTCGGCCCGAGTCGTTCGGGACCTCGGCGACGATCGAGCTGTCGACATCACAAGCCGTGGCGCTCAGCACGGGCGTCGCAGCGGCCTTCGCGTTCTCGGTCTATCACCAGGCCGCGCTCGCTCACCCGGAAGCGGCGATGGCGATCCCGCAGCTTGCCTACATCGACGACGAAGCGGCCGAAAAGAAGGCCGAGAGCAACGTCGCCGACGAGGACGAGGACGAGGACGGCGAGCCGGCCGCGGCGACGAAGAAGGCCGCGGATGCAGACGCGGACGAGGATGAGGACGAAGCGCCGCGCGTGAAGAAGAAGCCGCGAAGAAGGCGCAGAAGGCCGACGCGTCGGACGAGGCGCCGAAGGCCGTCGCGACGAAGAAGACGAAGAAGAAGCCGGTGGAGGAAGAGCGGACCTCGGAGCCGCCCCCGTCCGAGGAGAGCTGAAGCGTGGAGCTCGCCTGGGGCGAGGCGGGGCTCTTGCCCGCAATCGTTCAAGACAGGCTGA
- a CDS encoding MXAN_5187 C-terminal domain-containing protein, protein MEHAEVERALEDLDSRLERLRALYEQYFLGIEKLEPLVPRKELERRIMLLRREQIRNTALRFKFQTLIQRYNTFQQYWGRVAREIENGTYQRDVLRAAARFGTKDALTIVGKKQKEKYAKLAAAQEERRARIRKEALTLDEEVLADEDLLADEVEDVADEELADDALEFTTAEPPPAKAAPPPPPKPAAPPPPPAASKPAAPPPPPAAPKPAAPPPPPSSPGRISALPPPPPAIGKAPPPPPAPGKPAAPLPPPAGKPAAPPPPPAGKPAAPPAPSLAAKAPPPPRPPLASTPLDRPSAPPPAPPPEPPPAAKPAEPAPPAKPEPTKKPEPVPLMMMMRRPEASIASKAAEPKLAETKPAEAPPPADAPAARRPQASSPDLGKRRVAELAAQAKQGKAGLSGPASARPLDLDLDLDASKQGPPSRRRPSSTRTRAAVHVPTVSDEPVPSVPAPSSRRKSSRSIRAVVAPPPPDPPPEAPAPPPDTDTPAPEARLQPGPRPAPARPRPSQGSSEDLSDARIRQIYAQYVEAKRAAKESTAGVTYEALAKQLRQQAEKLKASHPQKTVDYNVVMKDGKPTLKPILR, encoded by the coding sequence ATGGAACACGCCGAGGTCGAACGCGCCCTGGAGGATCTCGACAGCCGACTCGAACGGCTGCGAGCGCTCTACGAGCAGTACTTCCTCGGCATCGAGAAGCTCGAGCCGCTGGTCCCGCGCAAGGAGCTCGAGCGGCGCATCATGCTCCTGCGCCGCGAGCAGATCCGGAACACTGCGCTCCGCTTCAAGTTCCAGACGCTGATCCAGCGCTACAACACGTTCCAGCAGTACTGGGGCCGCGTCGCGCGCGAGATCGAGAACGGCACCTACCAGCGCGACGTGCTCCGCGCGGCCGCGCGCTTCGGCACGAAGGACGCGCTGACGATCGTCGGCAAGAAGCAAAAAGAGAAGTACGCGAAGCTCGCCGCCGCACAGGAAGAGCGACGCGCCCGCATCCGCAAGGAGGCGCTCACGCTCGACGAGGAGGTGCTCGCCGACGAGGATCTCCTGGCCGACGAGGTCGAGGATGTCGCGGACGAAGAGCTCGCCGACGACGCGCTCGAGTTCACGACCGCGGAGCCGCCGCCGGCAAAGGCCGCGCCGCCGCCGCCCCCGAAGCCCGCCGCGCCGCCGCCCCCGCCCGCGGCCTCGAAACCGGCCGCGCCGCCGCCCCCGCCTGCGGCCCCGAAACCGGCTGCGCCGCCACCGCCGCCTTCGAGCCCGGGACGAATCTCCGCGCTGCCTCCGCCGCCGCCCGCGATCGGAAAAGCGCCTCCACCGCCGCCCGCGCCGGGCAAACCTGCCGCGCCGCTGCCGCCTCCCGCGGGCAAACCCGCCGCGCCGCCGCCGCCTCCCGCGGGCAAACCTGCCGCGCCGCCTGCGCCTTCGCTCGCCGCGAAGGCCCCGCCGCCTCCGCGCCCGCCGCTCGCCTCGACGCCGCTCGATCGTCCTTCCGCGCCTCCGCCTGCGCCGCCGCCCGAGCCTCCGCCCGCGGCGAAGCCGGCCGAGCCCGCGCCGCCCGCCAAGCCGGAGCCGACGAAAAAGCCCGAGCCCGTGCCGCTGATGATGATGATGCGCCGGCCCGAGGCGTCGATCGCATCCAAAGCCGCGGAGCCGAAGCTCGCGGAAACGAAGCCTGCCGAGGCGCCTCCGCCGGCCGACGCGCCGGCCGCGCGACGCCCGCAGGCTTCCTCGCCCGACCTCGGCAAGCGCCGCGTCGCTGAGCTCGCGGCCCAGGCGAAACAAGGCAAAGCGGGTCTGAGCGGCCCTGCCTCGGCGCGCCCGCTGGACCTCGACCTCGACCTCGACGCATCGAAGCAAGGGCCGCCCTCGCGACGCAGGCCTTCGAGCACACGCACGCGGGCCGCCGTCCACGTCCCGACCGTGTCCGATGAGCCCGTGCCGAGCGTGCCGGCGCCGTCCTCGCGCCGGAAGAGCAGCCGCAGCATACGCGCGGTCGTCGCGCCGCCGCCGCCCGATCCTCCGCCCGAAGCGCCGGCACCTCCTCCGGATACGGACACGCCCGCGCCCGAGGCGCGCCTTCAGCCTGGACCACGCCCCGCGCCAGCGCGACCTCGCCCGTCGCAGGGGTCGTCCGAGGACCTCTCGGACGCGCGGATCCGTCAGATTTACGCGCAGTACGTCGAGGCCAAGCGCGCCGCGAAGGAGTCGACCGCGGGCGTCACGTACGAGGCGCTCGCCAAGCAGCTCCGCCAGCAGGCCGAGAAGCTCAAGGCTTCCCACCCCCAAAAAACGGTCGACTACAACGTGGTGATGAAGGACGGCAAACCCACGCTCAAGCCGATCCTTCGCTAG
- a CDS encoding protein kinase domain-containing protein, with translation MECPACQHANIDGARFCAKCGAPLPSAPSEEDPLIGSIVGGRYRITGVLGEGGMGRVYTAEQQMGTTVRKAAVKTLLAQYAKDPQVLARFNRECGTVAELKHPNTIQVWDFGQTNTGELYIAMELLEGSPLEDELAHKGPMPPERVDKIIGQAAGSLQEAHSKGIVHRDLKPANLFLTKIDGDDFVKVLDFGIAKRGERPDSKEQKLTQQGTVLGTPPYMSPEQFRGQELDARSDVYSLAIVAYEMLTGRLPFDADTPWAWATQHLTAQPSPFEVTPLGAQVPPKMKTAIMRALEKDKNKRQSSVREFYDEISIGAGRASMVGGATGQQQVAGTAAMPGLPSGQYGMPSGQMPGMPSGQYGMPSGQMQGMPSGPMPARPGGTQIGEPLFAQGAPSAPGGRTMVDTGPSAAAMTPGPMPVVSMPPQHGHAPMQMGGPAYAAPPPPPMGGRQQQKSSPMPIIAGIGALVVIGIVIAIFATRSSKSGGDGEVILMPSAAPTTVVVASDPTANPADSAGVAGTASSAGGSAQSGQTTGSNTGSNAGSGSAATTASGSGSGPKVDAAGDKACDAAITYAYGGNTTMAISQYRSCTGPKRSKALSAIDASAAREVKSKGCAGKPIADSAASIGASSAKAALPPRCK, from the coding sequence ATGGAGTGTCCCGCCTGTCAACACGCGAACATCGATGGAGCGCGCTTCTGCGCCAAATGCGGAGCGCCGCTGCCCTCAGCGCCTTCCGAAGAAGACCCGTTGATCGGGTCGATCGTGGGCGGTCGCTACCGCATCACGGGCGTGCTCGGTGAAGGCGGCATGGGCCGCGTCTACACCGCCGAGCAGCAGATGGGCACGACGGTCCGAAAGGCCGCGGTCAAGACGCTCCTCGCGCAGTACGCGAAGGATCCGCAAGTGCTCGCGCGCTTCAACCGCGAGTGCGGCACCGTCGCCGAGCTCAAGCACCCGAACACGATCCAAGTTTGGGACTTCGGGCAGACGAACACCGGCGAGCTCTACATCGCGATGGAGCTGCTCGAAGGAAGTCCGCTCGAGGACGAGCTCGCGCACAAGGGACCGATGCCGCCCGAGCGCGTCGACAAGATCATCGGACAGGCCGCAGGCTCGCTCCAAGAGGCGCACAGCAAGGGGATCGTGCACCGCGATCTCAAGCCCGCGAACCTCTTCCTCACGAAGATCGACGGCGACGATTTCGTGAAGGTGCTCGACTTCGGCATCGCCAAACGCGGCGAGCGGCCCGACTCGAAGGAGCAGAAGCTCACGCAGCAAGGCACGGTGCTCGGCACCCCGCCGTACATGAGCCCCGAGCAGTTCCGCGGGCAGGAGCTCGACGCGCGCAGCGACGTCTACTCGCTCGCGATCGTCGCCTACGAGATGCTCACCGGGCGGCTGCCCTTCGACGCAGACACGCCGTGGGCCTGGGCCACGCAGCACCTCACGGCGCAGCCCTCGCCCTTCGAGGTGACGCCGCTCGGCGCGCAAGTGCCGCCGAAGATGAAGACCGCGATCATGCGCGCGCTCGAGAAGGACAAGAACAAGCGCCAGTCGTCCGTGCGCGAGTTCTACGATGAGATCTCGATCGGAGCCGGGCGCGCGTCGATGGTTGGGGGTGCGACGGGTCAGCAGCAAGTCGCGGGCACCGCGGCGATGCCAGGCCTGCCGAGCGGACAGTACGGGATGCCGAGCGGACAGATGCCCGGCATGCCAAGCGGACAGTACGGGATGCCGAGCGGGCAGATGCAAGGCATGCCGAGCGGCCCGATGCCCGCGCGTCCCGGCGGCACGCAGATCGGTGAGCCGCTCTTCGCGCAAGGAGCGCCGAGCGCGCCGGGGGGTCGAACGATGGTCGACACGGGTCCCAGCGCGGCCGCGATGACACCGGGGCCGATGCCGGTCGTGTCGATGCCGCCGCAGCACGGCCACGCGCCCATGCAGATGGGCGGACCGGCCTACGCCGCGCCGCCGCCTCCGCCGATGGGCGGTAGGCAGCAGCAAAAGAGCAGCCCGATGCCGATCATCGCGGGCATCGGCGCGCTCGTCGTGATCGGGATCGTGATCGCGATCTTCGCGACCCGCAGCAGCAAGAGCGGCGGCGATGGCGAGGTCATCCTGATGCCGTCCGCGGCCCCCACGACTGTCGTGGTCGCCTCCGATCCGACGGCGAATCCGGCGGACAGCGCGGGTGTCGCGGGGACGGCCTCCTCCGCGGGTGGTTCGGCGCAGTCCGGACAAACCACGGGCTCGAACACCGGATCAAACGCGGGCTCCGGCTCCGCGGCGACGACGGCCTCGGGCTCGGGCAGCGGCCCGAAGGTCGACGCCGCGGGCGACAAGGCCTGCGACGCGGCGATCACGTATGCGTATGGCGGCAACACGACGATGGCGATCAGCCAGTACCGCTCGTGCACCGGGCCCAAGCGGAGCAAGGCGCTCTCGGCGATCGACGCCTCGGCCGCGCGTGAGGTGAAGTCCAAGGGGTGCGCGGGCAAGCCCATCGCGGACTCGGCGGCGTCGATCGGCGCCAGCAGTGCAAAGGCCGCGCTCCCTCCGCGCTGCAAGTAA
- the tuf gene encoding elongation factor Tu: MAKEKFSRTKPHVNVGTIGHIDHGKTTLTAAIVKVQSKQKLAKEIKYADIAKGGTVRDETKTVTIAAAHVEYESPKRHYAHVDCPGHADYIKNMITGAAQMDGAILVVSALDSVMPQTREHVLLARQVGLNYLVVFLNKCDAVDDPEMLDLVEMEVRELLNKYNFNGDNAPVVRGASLPALQGDPKWEAKIGELLEALDTYIPEPERAIDKPFLMAIEDVFSIKGRGTVATGRIERGVIKVGEEVEIIGFKDTRKTVVTGVEMFRKLLDQGIAGDNVGCLLRGVEKDDIERGQVLAKPGSITPHTHFMGEVYVLKKEEGGRHTPFFTNYRPQFYIRTTDVTGTVNLPEGVKMVMPGDNITMNIELIAPVALEEQMRFAIREGGKTVGAGIVTKILK, encoded by the coding sequence ATGGCCAAGGAGAAATTCAGTCGAACCAAGCCCCACGTGAACGTCGGCACGATCGGCCACATCGATCATGGCAAGACGACGCTCACGGCGGCCATCGTCAAGGTCCAGTCCAAGCAGAAGCTTGCGAAAGAGATCAAGTACGCCGACATCGCCAAGGGCGGCACCGTCCGTGACGAGACGAAGACGGTGACGATCGCGGCTGCGCACGTGGAGTACGAGTCGCCGAAGCGCCACTACGCGCACGTCGACTGCCCCGGCCACGCCGACTACATCAAGAACATGATCACGGGCGCCGCGCAGATGGACGGCGCGATCCTCGTGGTCAGCGCGCTCGACAGCGTCATGCCGCAGACCCGCGAGCACGTGCTGCTCGCCCGCCAGGTCGGCCTGAACTACCTCGTCGTCTTCCTCAACAAGTGCGACGCGGTGGACGACCCGGAGATGCTGGACCTCGTCGAGATGGAGGTCCGCGAGCTCCTCAACAAGTACAACTTCAACGGCGATAATGCGCCGGTTGTCCGTGGTGCTTCGCTGCCTGCGCTCCAGGGCGATCCCAAGTGGGAGGCGAAGATCGGGGAGCTGCTCGAGGCGCTCGACACGTACATCCCGGAGCCGGAGCGCGCGATCGACAAGCCGTTCCTCATGGCGATCGAGGACGTGTTCTCGATCAAGGGCCGCGGCACGGTGGCCACGGGCCGCATCGAGCGCGGCGTGATCAAGGTCGGCGAAGAGGTCGAGATCATCGGCTTCAAGGACACGCGCAAGACCGTGGTCACGGGCGTCGAGATGTTCCGGAAGCTGCTCGATCAGGGCATCGCCGGCGACAACGTCGGTTGCCTCCTGCGCGGCGTCGAGAAGGACGACATCGAGCGTGGCCAGGTCCTCGCGAAGCCGGGCTCGATCACGCCGCACACCCACTTCATGGGTGAGGTGTACGTTCTCAAGAAGGAGGAGGGCGGCCGTCACACGCCGTTCTTCACGAACTACCGCCCGCAGTTCTACATCCGGACGACGGACGTGACGGGCACCGTCAACCTCCCCGAGGGAGTGAAGATGGTGATGCCGGGCGACAACATCACGATGAACATCGAGCTCATCGCGCCGGTCGCGCTCGAAGAGCAGATGCGGTTCGCGATCCGCGAAGGCGGCAAGACCGTCGGCGCGGGCATCGTGACGAAGATCCTCAAGTAA
- the rpmG gene encoding 50S ribosomal protein L33, with protein MSVQGGGSGGSGGATGERGTRIPISLACTECTARNYKTTKAPGDYVELKKFCKQCKKHTLHRETK; from the coding sequence ATGTCGGTGCAGGGCGGCGGGTCCGGTGGCAGCGGTGGGGCCACGGGAGAACGAGGGACACGCATCCCGATCTCGCTGGCCTGCACCGAGTGTACGGCAAGAAACTACAAGACGACCAAAGCTCCCGGCGACTACGTGGAACTGAAGAAGTTCTGCAAGCAGTGCAAGAAGCACACGCTGCACCGGGAGACGAAGTAG
- the secE gene encoding preprotein translocase subunit SecE, protein MATRREKDEARKAQKKGSAPESAPDSGADASLAVRKGSDLDVSPSADEAGEEHDDAAAEGPEGQAQDEGAGEDAEAAAARPLGSDRYVMAGFFGAAILGAYVLGKAIHGIWGNLSNRDWFSRAVPAVAAVADEDKATYATVIAGVVAVIVTLRTYRRPDVREWTDEVASELIKVKWPTKKDVTNSTMVVIAASAVATLYLALLDRLWSFVTGIVYGTGS, encoded by the coding sequence ATGGCGACACGACGAGAGAAAGACGAGGCACGGAAGGCCCAGAAAAAGGGCTCTGCGCCGGAGTCTGCCCCGGACTCGGGTGCGGACGCCTCGCTTGCGGTGCGCAAGGGGAGCGATCTCGACGTGTCGCCGAGCGCGGACGAAGCCGGTGAAGAGCACGACGACGCTGCTGCGGAGGGCCCGGAGGGGCAAGCGCAGGACGAAGGGGCCGGCGAAGACGCCGAGGCCGCGGCGGCGCGGCCACTCGGGAGCGACCGCTACGTGATGGCGGGGTTCTTCGGAGCGGCGATCCTCGGCGCGTACGTGCTTGGCAAGGCCATCCACGGGATCTGGGGCAACCTCTCGAACCGGGACTGGTTCAGCCGTGCGGTGCCTGCAGTCGCGGCAGTCGCGGACGAGGACAAGGCGACGTATGCGACCGTCATCGCGGGCGTCGTCGCGGTCATCGTCACGCTGCGGACCTATCGTCGTCCCGATGTGCGGGAGTGGACGGACGAGGTCGCTTCGGAGCTGATCAAGGTCAAGTGGCCGACCAAGAAGGACGTCACGAACTCAACCATGGTGGTCATTGCGGCGAGCGCCGTGGCCACCCTCTATCTCGCGCTGCTCGACCGGTTGTGGTCGTTCGTGACGGGCATCGTCTACGGCACTGGGAGCTAG
- the nusG gene encoding transcription termination/antitermination protein NusG: MAKKWYVIHTYSGYEAKVRDALQQRAKQHGLEDKIGEVLIPSETVTENRPGGKQRVRQKLSLPGYIFAEMEMSETVWHLVKDTPKVTGFIGNQTPQEVPAPQIESLRRGIVEGAVKPKPKLTFEVGEEVRVLDGAFANFTGTVDDVKMDKQKLKVKVSIFGRPTSVELDFSAVEKR; the protein is encoded by the coding sequence ATGGCGAAGAAGTGGTACGTCATTCATACCTACTCGGGCTACGAGGCGAAGGTGCGTGATGCGCTCCAACAGCGCGCGAAGCAGCACGGCCTCGAGGACAAGATTGGCGAGGTCCTGATCCCGAGTGAAACGGTCACGGAGAACCGCCCGGGGGGCAAGCAACGGGTTCGTCAGAAGCTCAGCTTGCCTGGCTACATCTTCGCCGAAATGGAGATGAGCGAGACGGTGTGGCACCTCGTGAAGGACACACCGAAGGTGACGGGCTTCATCGGCAACCAGACGCCGCAAGAGGTCCCGGCCCCGCAGATCGAGAGTCTGCGTCGAGGCATTGTGGAGGGCGCAGTCAAGCCGAAGCCCAAGCTCACGTTCGAGGTCGGCGAGGAGGTTCGCGTGCTCGACGGCGCGTTCGCCAACTTCACCGGGACCGTGGACGACGTGAAGATGGATAAGCAGAAGCTGAAGGTCAAGGTGTCGATCTTCGGCCGTCCGACCAGCGTGGAGCTCGATTTTTCGGCGGTAGAGAAGCGCTGA
- the rplK gene encoding 50S ribosomal protein L11, whose protein sequence is MAKKVTGYVKLQLPAGKANPSPPVGPALGQHGVNIMAFCKDFNSRTASQGDMIIPVVITVYSDRSFTFILKTPPASVLLKKAAGLETKKKPGSGSKEPNKTKVGQVTRKQLQELAQMKMQDMNTTNLESAMRSMAGTARSMGISIVD, encoded by the coding sequence ATGGCGAAGAAGGTCACCGGGTACGTCAAGCTTCAGCTCCCTGCGGGGAAGGCCAACCCCTCGCCGCCGGTCGGTCCTGCGCTCGGCCAGCACGGCGTGAACATCATGGCGTTCTGCAAGGACTTCAACTCGCGGACCGCCTCGCAGGGCGACATGATCATCCCGGTGGTGATCACGGTCTATTCGGACCGGTCGTTCACGTTCATCTTGAAGACGCCGCCCGCGTCGGTCCTTCTCAAGAAGGCTGCGGGGCTGGAGACCAAGAAGAAGCCTGGTTCGGGTTCGAAGGAGCCGAACAAGACGAAGGTCGGCCAGGTGACGCGCAAGCAGCTGCAGGAGCTTGCGCAGATGAAGATGCAGGACATGAACACGACGAACCTCGAGTCGGCGATGCGCAGCATGGCGGGCACGGCCCGCTCGATGGGTATCTCGATCGTCGACTGA
- the rplA gene encoding 50S ribosomal protein L1 has translation MPKVAKKRAAAQAMVDRTRKYTLQEACALVKQAASAKFDETVDIAVRLGVNPRHADQMVRGAVVMPAGTGQSVRVLVFAKGEKAKEAEAAGADFVGEADLVNKIQEGFMDFDRVIATPDMMGLVGKLGRILGPRGLMPNPKVGTVTVDVKTAVSEAKAGKVEYRVEKAGIVHARIGKVSFKEDALAKNAEALIQALIRAKPSTAKGIYLRSITMSSTMGPGVRIDPVHLSDKGEEG, from the coding sequence ATGCCGAAAGTCGCCAAGAAACGCGCTGCGGCCCAGGCCATGGTGGACCGCACGCGCAAGTACACGCTGCAAGAAGCGTGTGCGCTCGTAAAACAGGCCGCATCGGCGAAGTTCGACGAGACCGTCGATATCGCTGTGCGGCTGGGCGTGAACCCGCGTCACGCGGACCAGATGGTTCGTGGCGCTGTGGTCATGCCGGCCGGAACGGGCCAGTCGGTCCGCGTCCTCGTCTTCGCCAAGGGCGAAAAGGCGAAGGAAGCGGAAGCGGCGGGCGCCGATTTCGTCGGTGAGGCCGACCTGGTGAACAAGATCCAGGAAGGCTTCATGGACTTCGACCGCGTGATCGCTACGCCCGACATGATGGGCTTGGTCGGTAAGCTCGGTCGTATCCTCGGTCCGCGAGGCCTCATGCCGAACCCGAAGGTCGGCACCGTCACCGTCGATGTGAAGACGGCGGTGTCCGAAGCGAAGGCCGGCAAGGTGGAGTACCGAGTCGAGAAGGCGGGCATCGTGCACGCTCGGATCGGCAAGGTCTCCTTCAAGGAGGACGCGCTCGCCAAGAACGCGGAGGCCTTGATCCAGGCTCTCATCCGCGCGAAGCCGTCGACGGCGAAGGGGATTTATCTCCGGAGCATCACGATGTCTTCGACGATGGGGCCGGGCGTCCGGATCGACCCTGTGCACCTCAGCGACAAGGGTGAGGAGGGCTGA
- the rplJ gene encoding 50S ribosomal protein L10, whose protein sequence is MERTEKEALVGEVKQRFDRMTSAVFLDFTGLNVAVVTKLRDEFRKAGVEYRVVKNTLVRHAIKHHAWSKKLDDTLVGMTGIAWSYEDPSAAAKVVKAFRKEKEHEKLKIKAGLIEGQILDAEGVENQLATMPGKDELRATLLATLQAPLQQFLQQLNAPLQNFAYLLKAKEDAAGGAG, encoded by the coding sequence ATGGAGCGCACGGAGAAAGAGGCTCTGGTCGGCGAGGTCAAGCAGCGCTTCGATCGCATGACCTCGGCGGTCTTCCTCGACTTCACGGGTCTCAACGTCGCCGTGGTCACGAAGCTGCGCGACGAGTTCCGGAAGGCGGGCGTCGAGTATCGAGTCGTGAAAAACACGCTCGTTCGTCACGCGATCAAGCATCACGCGTGGTCAAAGAAGCTCGACGATACGCTGGTCGGGATGACCGGGATTGCCTGGAGTTACGAAGATCCCAGCGCGGCCGCGAAGGTCGTCAAGGCCTTCCGCAAGGAAAAGGAACACGAGAAGCTGAAGATCAAGGCGGGTCTCATCGAGGGTCAGATTCTCGACGCCGAGGGCGTGGAGAATCAGCTCGCGACGATGCCCGGCAAGGACGAGCTCAGGGCGACGCTGCTTGCCACGTTGCAGGCGCCTCTCCAGCAGTTCTTGCAGCAGCTCAATGCGCCTCTTCAGAACTTCGCGTACCTGTTGAAGGCCAAGGAGGACGCGGCGGGCGGGGCGGGCTGA
- the rplL gene encoding 50S ribosomal protein L7/L12 produces MAEITREQVVDYLSNLPVIQIAELIKELENKWGVKAAPAAVAVAAGPAAAAEAPKAEEKTEFDVVLANAGGNKIAVIKAVREITGLGLKEAKDLVEGAPKNVKEAVSKADAEEMKKKLAEAGATVELK; encoded by the coding sequence ATGGCTGAGATCACGCGGGAGCAGGTCGTCGATTACCTTTCCAACCTGCCGGTCATCCAGATCGCCGAGCTCATCAAGGAGCTCGAGAACAAGTGGGGCGTGAAGGCTGCGCCGGCGGCGGTGGCGGTTGCTGCTGGCCCGGCGGCTGCGGCCGAGGCGCCGAAGGCCGAGGAGAAGACCGAGTTCGACGTTGTCCTGGCGAACGCCGGTGGCAACAAGATCGCGGTCATCAAGGCGGTCCGTGAGATCACGGGCCTTGGCCTCAAGGAGGCGAAGGACCTGGTCGAGGGCGCGCCCAAGAACGTGAAGGAAGCGGTCTCCAAGGCCGACGCCGAGGAGATGAAGAAGAAGCTCGCCGAGGCAGGTGCAACGGTCGAGCTCAAGTAA